From the genome of Pseudophryne corroboree isolate aPseCor3 chromosome 9, aPseCor3.hap2, whole genome shotgun sequence:
CAGCCTTGTTTGTTCGGACCAGAAACAGTAGTCTGCTTTTAACTGCATGTCTCTCAGTGACTCGGTTTTGGAAAAGATGCAGGTTTATGGGGCTCCTATGGCAGAAATAAGCACCCCTATAACGGTGTAAGACTATCGCCTGTCGCACATTTACAGACATGGTGCTGTATTTTTTGATGGAATTTGGACTGCATGGTTATATTTTATATAAATGTACCCAAATGGTACTTTTAATGTACAGTGTCATGTAATATTAGGCATCTCATTGCTTGCTGCCAGGTTCACTTTTTAAATTTGTGTTTAAACGTAACGCTAAACGAAACACTAATTTTTATGACCAGAAACATTTTAAAATCCATTGAATGGAGTAATGTATTATCCCAAGGCTGATATCTGGTACATGTTCAGATGTGTAGTTTAGTAACGGTTAGATGAACATGAAAGGTCATGGTTGAAGGGCTTGATTAAATGTAAACTTGTCTCTTGCAGGTGGTCGGCTTTATCTACGGTTTCGTCATTGAACAGTTTGGCTGGACGGTGTACATAGTGATCGCAGGGTTTGCGGTGTCTTGCTTGGTATGATATTTTCTTACAGTTTAACTCTTAGGGGGGATTTCAGTTGTTTGTGCCGGCGGCTGTCATTGCTGagtgcctgatggagcaattcagttgCTTGGGCGAGAACAGCTGCCAGCGCTGGCATTTTTGCTCTAAGCCCCCCTGAGCTGGCGAtaaatgtgcgaaaagtgacccgtttgggcacccaaacggcacATTTTGCGTcgcatccatcactttagtcaggtTTCGACATTTTACATGGCTAAACACAGTACTGCAGGGCGCAATCGGTGCATtaataaaacaattgaatagcaGCCCCTGATCTCGCGTTACTTGAGACGGAAGATTGGGCACGCATAAACAATTGAATTTTCCCCTTAGAATGCAGATACTTCTGCATACAGACTCAGTGTAATATCCTGGCCTAGATTTCAAGTTTTTGCTCTAGTTCATTTTTTGTTTTGTTGTCTGGCTTATATCCCCAACTTTTTAATATAAAAACATATCCGATCATAGCTTTTTATGCTGTAGGTTTACACAAGATGACCTAGCTAAAGAAACATTGACCACAATACATCATCTTTCCTTTGTTTATTACAGTTAACTCTTCCTCCATGGCCAATGTATCGCCGTCATCCTCTAAAATGGCTCCCTGTCCAGGACTGTGCTGTGGATGACAAGAAACAGCAGGACAAGAAATCCAAAAAGCACAAATAATTCCCACCTGCGGTCATCACCAAGTCAGAGGACCATGTATGAAAAATGGACTTGGGGGCAGATTTAGCAACTAGTATtatttcttgttatcactcattacgaatgataaatggtgctccagacattcagctcctgtcatgtttcaaacacatgacagtggagctgattggctggagcaccatttatcattcgtaaattaatgataacaagaatatcactcgttgttaaatctgccccttggaCTGATATGTTTTCTGCTAAGCAGAACATTGTGCTTATAGGGCTTGTGTTCCAGGTATTGTCTAAATGTCCAATAAAAACACCAATCtgttttgtttttccttttatacTGTGTTGCTATCATTTGTAACTTCAATTTATAATTAGCTGAACTGACACTTCCGTAGAAGTGAGTTTAAGGACTAAGGGGCCGCTCCAGTTGTTTTGTGGGCGTCCAAACATATTCAGTTGTTGCCCCTGTTGGATGCGCATGCCCACTAGTACCAGGTTTAACCGCACAAAGTGGCTAAACCAGGCTTAAGTACAGGTTAGGGTACTCAAACTACGGAGTTAACACACAGTTCAACTCGCTCCTCAGGAGGCTGAAATGTGTCTCGCTGGCTTCATTagtgcctgaatggagcaacaattgaattgctccattgggtgccatctagtggcagccgggGATCTTGTTGATGAGTGATTTAAAACCTCTACTGTACAACAGCAATGTACATATTGAATTCAAACTTCCTTTGCATTTTATCTTTTACACTATTACAAAGTAATAGTTGTACAGTCTagtataggggtgggcaaaatacggcccgcgggccggatgcggcccgcgaaccgatcctgcccggcccactgcctcccaccaccgagcaatgacaagcggcccgactggctgagctgcttgtcattgctctgcactgcagtacctccaagctgccagcggcgcctctctcccctgctgcgttgtagcagcctcctccagagtccccagtgacagcggctgtgttcagccgagaagggggcggggctacacggacctcagggggcggagctacacgggacaagagccagactgctacagatccatccttcctgccactgccagccagatcagtaagttactgggaaaagtgaaagaaagtgtgtgtgtgtgtgtgtgtgtgtgtgtgtgtgtgagatagtgtgcatatatttgtgtgtgcgggcagtggcgtcagactgtttttaggtttgggagagagaactttagctctcgctgtaccaacccctcccgtgttctgtcaccatgtcacccccatgttctgtcactgtccccccccccccccgtgttctgtcactgtgtcaccccccccccgtgttctgtcactgtgtcacccccccgtgttctgtcactgtcacccccccgtgttctgtcactatgtcacacctcccgtgttctgtcactatgtcaccccccccccccccgtgttctgtcactgtgtcacctcccgtgttgagttacctccccgtgttctgtcactgtgtcacccccccccgtgttctgtcactgtgtcaccccccccgtgttctgtcactgtgtcaccccccgtgttgtgtcactgtgtcaccccccgtgttgtgtcactgtgtcacctcccgtgttgtgtcacctccccgtgttctgtcactgtcacccccccctcgtgttctgtcaccgtgtcacccccaccgtgttctgtcaccgtgtcacacacccgtgttctgtcactgtcaccccccccctccccgtgttctgtcaccgtgtcacaccccccatgttctgtcacccccaccgtgttctgtcactgtcacaccccccgtgttctgtcacccccaccgtgttctgtcaccatgtaacccccacgtgttctgtcaccgtgtcacacctttccccaggggccataacacactggataatttgcttgctgcacaataattatcctaaataaaatgttaatgtgtaaaaaggctctctacctgccgtaatgtgtgtaaaaggggctctacctggtgtaatgtgtgtaagtggcgctgtgtggcgcaatttgaataatgcagactattgtgcagcctaatatgaatctgtattattttttgcccacaccccttccacatgaagccacgtccctatatttttggcaagtggggcgagctgctattttgtatgtggccctcggatactgacaggaaatgtcaagtgggccCTCAgctaaaataattgcccacccctggtctagtacATCAAGCGGATAACCAGAACAAGTATGTAAGCCAAATAGAGAGTTCCAGTGATCCACAATGAAGTGTATGAATGGCCTGAGGTAAGAACTCCCTTCTAGAAATAGCAAGGTCCTTGTCTGAGAACCTGAAATAACTTTAATTCAACTCGTACACCCAGAGCTTTGTGTGAAAGTTTGGGGGTATTTACAAATCTCTCATTTGAATGCGTTGAGTATTCTGATATTTTATATCAATTGTATAACATGCAGGTTATGTGCACGGCACACGTTCCTCCTTCAGCTGATTAGCAATCTCCACTACAGACGCCAAGCTTAGGATGTCAGATAAAATGTGTGTCAGATTGACACATCAGATATCGTGGTCCTACGCTGTGAGATATTTCAGTGTATAGCCACGATATCTACGTTCCTTtcctgtgaaggaacaggggaaatgtctgtCGGTCGTCCACAGCAGTGCATACACTGCCGAATGCGCCTTACCAATGAGTAGATCAGTTGTGCATGTTGGAAGATTTTCTATGCCCGCCCGTCCAAACATTGCTGATCAGTCACAGCCATACAATATGCCGATACGGACCTAATTCGGTATTCTGCAGATTGGCCCAATAAGTGCGTAATGTATTTCCGGCATTAGCCTTTATTCTGAGGAGGCTAATCCTGAATAATATTCCTCACACAATAAATCCGTACTTCTATTCCACATTAGACAGAAGTAACAGTGAGCATTTAAATTGCTGTATAATGTGTTCCAATAGTATTAATACTATCTAGTGCCTGATGCCAAAAACcagttttctgctgcgggtacactgggctccacagggaatgacattggggtgtagagtaggatcttgatctgaggcaccaacaggctaaaagctttggctgttcccagaatgcatagcaccgcctcctctataaccctgcatccatgcacaggagctcagttttgtagttggtgccatgcagtgcaggcatacaacaggggggctgctccatcagccctgagaagagcttttaaagtgaaaaatgaagacttcaagggctgcagcagaggcactgtaagtgttagatgtcagtcagacatctcctgctgcagctccatcacctcccccagcggcactgtacactcccacgccctggttgccgggtacctacagcggaggctctggtttctctcaggttagtcacacacaccaccgctgctctccaggatcgcgtggccgcactcagggaggaggtaagtgggtccctcagacgggacccgctggaaatcgcgatcccgcacgcgctggcgtggacactgtggcagtacagggaccccactagaccacccaggcaagggcacaggtcggttttgataaaaaaaaacatttattatatagcccacagtacccggtggtgatgtccagcagggggataaggctttgacctggagcccctccctcagcccctgggcgccatttagagtaaatgttcccgccctggagctgcatatatctctctccctcactcactcactccctgtcagcgtttgggcgccattaggtcaagctgagctgatcttggaactgtttgggcaaatcctcctctgtaaagccgcctgcatgtcagcgctgtgcattttacaggacacttatctaacactgtcagcagacatgtagaatacttcagaaagagagtgcatttagtcagggttatatagtacaagtaccctgtgatatacatccagtctttactgtgcattgttatatctattgagtgtatagctatatttagtactactttgtattgctagtccagtgcagttttattgcatgtcataatttctgcattttacaatgtgactatgtgtgtgtgcatatagctgctgtgtgacctccattttgtatATCTCACtccgattgctatccctatattctataacctgagggggctaggtgtgtccggtttatcatttaatataggtacttcacaagatatactcagtgtgtatttttctctgtgatttttagtcaccatatacctcttgaattccctgtttgtgctgttgcactacacagggggttcttgtcaggtattgtgctgctgatattgtactgggttgccctgcattgagctttcggatatgtcagctacaaagggcaatggtgctgggctgatcccacattgcgtggtggtgatgctgcagacacatttgaggaaaatatagcagctgagagttcaggttctgggggttccttaccccccagtgggatcgtagcaacgggggttcaaaatgacccgccttgggctactttctccacattattgaatacgctggtaactagactaacgccccctatgggacctcctgtgctggtacaaccgcttatggtccccgcagttaacccgccatgggcagatcaactgcctGCTCAGTTacggcaattgaaccaatcactgactactcagaagtctaacccttgcccgcctaagaccaaggggtcctctaagcgggccattacttcctcacaatccaccaacgtcccagacacctcgtctgatgaggatggcgtttatactgaccccacagattctgatcctgacgcttctgatggggaatctgtttcacaggtggatgttcctgacttgttggaggctatcaggctcattcttcaaattactgatgacccagagcctgattctgcccctaagaaaccggacagcttTAAACGTCAAAGTGGTTAaagaagttttacctcattctgatcatttagttgacatacgtcaggagtcctgggaaaatccaggaaagaaattcacacctcacaagaagatgctggctcgctatcccctcactgcggagctaagtaaaaattgggaaacaccctcgccagtggattcgcaggtggtgcggctggtggtatcctcagctctgccggtaactaccgtcacgtctctgaaagaaccgacggataagcgtgtggagggttgtttaaagccgatttctctgacgtcctagtggatgctgggacttccgtaaggaccatggggaatagcggctccgcaggagactgggcacaaaagtaaaagctttagactagctggtgtgcactggctcctccccctatgaccctcctccaagcctcagttagttagatttttgtgcccgaacgagaagggtgcaggctaggtggctctcctgagctgcttagaagtaaaagtttaaataggttttttattttcagtgagtcctgctggcaacaggctcactgcatcgtgggactaaggggagaagaagcgaactcacctgcgtgcagagtggattgggcttcttggctactggacattagctccagagggacgatcacaggttcagcctggatgggtcccggagccgcgccgccggcccccttacagagccagaagagcgaagaggtccggagaaagcggcggcagaagacgttcctgtcttcaaataaggtagcgcacagcactgcagctgtgcgccattgctctcagcacacttcacactccggtcactgagggtgcagggcgctgggggggagcgccctgagacgcaataaaacactataaaaaccttatatggctaaagaaatgcatcacatatagctcctgggctatatggatgcatttaacccctgccagttttccagaaaaaagcgggagaaaaggccgccgtgaagggggcggagcctttctcctcagcacacaagcgccattttctttcacagctccgctggaaggacggctccctgactctcccctgcagtcctgctacaagaatcagggtaaaacaagagagggggggcactattggcagcaaatataaaacagcagctataaagggagaaacacttatataaggttatccctgtatatatatatagcgctctggtgtgtgctggcaaactctccctctgtctccccaaagggctcgtggggtcctgtcctctatcagagcattccctgtgtgtgtgctgggtgtcggtacgattgtgtcgacatgtatgaggaggaaaatgatgtggaagcagagcaattgcctgtgttagtgatgtcaccccctagggagtcgacacctgattggatggtcgtatttaaagaattacgtgacaatgtcagcactttgcaaaaaactgttgacgacatgagacagccggcaaaccaattagtgcctgttcaggcgtctcagacaccgtcaggagcgctaaaacgcccgttacctcagatggtcgacacagacccagacacggatactgaatccagtgtcgacggtgaggagacaaacgtaatgtccagtagggccacacgttacatgatcacggcaatgaaggaggcattgaacatttctgacactacaagtaccacaaaaaagggtattatgtggggtgtgaaaaaactaccagtagtttttcctgaatcagatgaattaaatgaggtgtgtgataaagcgtgggtttcccccgataaaaaactgctgatttctaataaattattggcactataccctttcccgccagaggttagggcacgttgggaaacaccccctagggtagataaggcgctcacacgcttatcaaaacaagtggcgttaccgtctcctgatacggccgccctcaaggaaccagctgatagaaggctggaaaatatcctaaaaggtatatacacacataccggtgttatactgcgaccagcaatcgcctcagcctggatgtgcagcgctggagtggcttggtcggattccctgactgaaaatattgataccctggatagggacagtatattattaactatagagcatttaaaggatgcattactatatatgcgagatgcacagagggacatttgcaccctggcatctagagtgagtgcgatgtccatttctgccagaagaacgttatggacgcgacagtggtcaggtgatgcggattccaaacgacatatggaagtattgccgtataaaggggaggagttatttggggtcggtctatcggacctggtggccacggcaacggctggaaaatccacctttttaccccaggtcacctctcagcagaaaaagacaccgtcttttcaaactcagtcctttcgtccctataagggcaagcgggaaaaaggccgctcatttctgccccggggcagaggaaggggaaaaagactacaccaggcagcctcttcccaggagcagaagccctcccccgcttctgccaagtcttcagcatgacgctggggctctacatgcggactcaggtacggtggggggtcgtctcaagaaattcagcgcgcagtgggctcactcgcaagtggacccctggatcctgcaggtagtatcacaggggtacaaattggaattcgagacgtctccccctcgccggttcctgaagtctgctctaccaacgtctccctccgacagggaggcagtattggaagctattcacaagctgtattcccagcaggtgataatcaaggtacccctcctacaacagggaaaggggtattattccacgctgtttgtggtaccgaagccggacggctcggtgagaccaattttaaatctaaaatctttgaacacttacataaaaaggttcaaattcaagatggagtcactcagagcagtgatagcgaacctggaagaaggggactatatggtatctctagacatcaaagatgcttatctccatgtcccaatctacccttctcaccaagggtacctcaggtttgtgatacaaaactgtcattatcagtttcagacgctgccgtttggattgtccacggcaccacgggtctttaccaaggtaatggccgaaatgatgattcttcttcgaagagaaggcgtattaattatcccttacttggacgatctcctgataagggcaaggtccagggaacagttagaggtcggagtagcactatctcaggtagtgctacgtcagcacgggtggattctaaatatcccaaaatcacagctgattccaacaacacgtctactgttcctagggatgattctggacacagtccagaaaaaggtttttctcccggaggagaaggccagggagttatccgagctagtcaggaacctcctaaaaccaggacaagtgtcagtgcatcaatgcacgagagtcctgggaaaaatggtggcttcttacgaagcgattccattcggaagattccatgcaagaacttttcagtgggatctgctggacaaatggtccggatcgcatcttcagatgcatcagcggataaccctatctccaataaatatcctagaactaagggccatttacaatgccctaagtcaagcaaggcctctgcttcagggtcaaccggtattgatccagtcggacaacatcacggctgtcgcccacgtaaacagacagggcggcacaagaagcaggagggcaatggcagaagctgcaaggattctccgctgggcggaaaatcatgtaatagcactgtcagcagtgttcattccgggagtggacaactgggaagcagacttcctcagcagacacgacctccacccgggggagtggggacttcatccagaagtcttccaagtgattgtaaaccgttgggaaaaaccaaaggtggacatgagggcgtcccgtctcaacaagaaactggacagatattgcgccaggtcaagggaccctcaggcaatagcggtggacgctctggtaacaccgtgggtgttccagtcggtgtatgtgttccctcctctgcctctcataccaaaagtactgagaatcataagaaggagaggagtaagaactatactcgtggctccggattggccaagaagaacttggtacccggagctgcaagagatgctcacggaggacccgtggcctctacctctaagaaaggacctgattcagcagggaccttgcctgttccaagacttaccgcggctgcgtttgacggcatggtggttgaacgccggatcctgaaggaaaaaggcattccagatgaagtcatccctaccctgatcaaagccaggaaggatgtaaccgcaaaacattatcaccgcatttggcggaaatatgttgcgtggtgtgaggacaagaaggcccctacagaggaatttcaactgggtcgtttcctgcatttcctgcaagcaggattgtctatgggcctaaaattaggatccattaaggttcaaatttcggccctgtcgatcttcttccagaaggaactggcttcagttcctgaagtccagacttttgtaaagggggtactgcatatacagcctccctttgtgcctccagtggcaccctgggatctcaatgtggttttgggattcctaaaatcacattggttcgaaccacttgccacagtggatttaaaatatctcacatggaaagtggtaatgctgttagccctggct
Proteins encoded in this window:
- the SPCS1 gene encoding signal peptidase complex subunit 1; this encodes MLDIFASIPTQMDYKGQKLAEQIFQGIILFSAVVGFIYGFVIEQFGWTVYIVIAGFAVSCLLTLPPWPMYRRHPLKWLPVQDCAVDDKKQQDKKSKKHK